From a single Adhaeribacter swui genomic region:
- a CDS encoding NAD-dependent epimerase/dehydratase family protein translates to MNAPQRILVTGSAGFIGHHLVMALVKMPYEIYGLDSLNHYYDPELKSGRLQLQGIEVDDTRAGNLVKSKYHENLFFTRLDLTDTAALTQLFTEQAFDMVINLAAQAGVRHSMKEPQSYVASNLVGFANLLECCRNFKIKHFLFASSSSVYGNNANIPFTTAHPTDTPVSFYAATKKANEVMAHSYAHLYKIPTTGLRFFTVYGPWGRPDMAYFSFTKAILEETPIKIYNHGNMLRDFTYVDDVVESITRLITLPPKISAAPAVPFKLLNVGNSKPEHLLELVSLLEKLLDKKAKLDLQPMPPGDVPVTYADVQELELLTQYRPTTTLEVGLSQFVFWYKHYYQNKYLPVR, encoded by the coding sequence ATGAACGCTCCACAGCGCATATTAGTAACAGGTAGTGCCGGTTTTATTGGTCATCACCTGGTAATGGCCTTAGTTAAAATGCCCTACGAAATTTATGGATTAGACTCCCTCAATCATTATTATGATCCGGAGTTAAAATCGGGGCGTTTACAACTACAAGGGATTGAGGTTGACGACACGAGGGCCGGTAACCTGGTTAAAAGCAAATACCACGAAAACCTATTTTTTACCAGGCTCGATTTAACCGATACCGCCGCCCTTACCCAACTTTTCACCGAACAGGCTTTTGATATGGTTATCAATCTGGCGGCGCAGGCGGGCGTGCGCCACAGCATGAAAGAACCGCAATCGTATGTAGCCAGCAATTTAGTGGGGTTCGCCAATTTGCTCGAATGCTGCCGGAATTTTAAAATAAAACACTTTTTATTCGCGTCTTCCAGCTCGGTTTACGGCAACAATGCGAATATTCCGTTCACAACCGCACACCCCACCGATACGCCGGTTTCATTTTATGCGGCAACCAAAAAAGCCAACGAAGTAATGGCGCATAGCTACGCCCATTTGTATAAAATACCTACTACCGGCTTGCGGTTTTTTACAGTATACGGTCCTTGGGGGCGGCCCGATATGGCTTACTTTTCTTTCACCAAAGCTATATTGGAAGAAACGCCCATTAAAATTTACAATCATGGCAACATGCTCCGCGACTTTACCTACGTTGATGATGTCGTGGAAAGTATCACGCGCCTGATTACCCTGCCGCCCAAAATTAGCGCTGCCCCGGCCGTGCCTTTTAAATTGTTAAATGTAGGCAACAGTAAACCCGAACACTTGCTGGAGTTAGTAAGTTTACTCGAAAAACTACTCGATAAAAAAGCCAAATTAGATTTACAGCCCATGCCGCCCGGCGATGTGCCGGTTACCTACGCCGATGTACAGGAACTGGAACTTCTAACGCAGTACCGGCCCACCACCACTTTAGAAGTTGGTCTTTCTCAGTTTGTTTTCTGGTATAAACATTATTACCAAAACAAATATTTACCCGTACGGTAA